Part of the Bacteroidota bacterium genome is shown below.
AACAAAAAGCGGTGCAGAGCGTGTTGCAACAGAACTTACAAGAAGTGGAATAAACGCAGAAGCAATTCATGGCGATAAAACACAAGGCGCACGTATAAAGGCATTGAAAGGATTTAAAAACAATTCGATAAAAGTATTAGTAGCTACTGATATAGCCTCAAGAGGAATTGATGTAGATAAATTATCGCATGTTATAAATTATGAAATTCCGGAGCAAGCCGAAACCTATGTACATAGAATAGGACGTACCGGTAGAGCAGGAAGTTCAGGTATCGCAATGTCTTTTTGTACAAAAGAAGAGTTGCCTTATTTAAGAAGTATTAGTAAATTGATAAACAAAAACATTGATGTGGTTTCAAACCATCCCTTTGTTTAATAAAAGAGTCTCTCAATAATTAAAATAAATAATAACAACAAAAACACAACAAAATGAAAAACGGAACAGTTAAGTTTTTTAACGAAACAAAAGGATTTGGATTTATTAAAGAAGATGGCGGACAAGAAATATTTGTTCACGTATCAGGAATTAAACAACCTATTCGTGAGAACGACAAAGTAACTTTTGAAGTTCAAGAAGGCAAAAAAGGATTAAACGCAGTTAACGTAAAACTTGCTTAAGTAAGTTAAAGTACATACTAGTTTTAATACCAATTAATTCAAATGTAAAGTGGGATCAATCTTTAAGATTGTTCCCACTTTTTGTATTTTTAGCACACTAAAAAATATTTTTTGTGAATCTATCTATTTCCCCATCGGTTGAAAAATCTGTATTTGAGAAGCAGCGCTATACGCTTAGAAAATCTGTATGGAATGCAATAGAAGATTTTTCCATGATTGTTCCCGGAGATAAGGTAATGGTTTGCCTTTCCGGAGGAAAAGACAGTTTTACCATGTTGGATATGCTAATGCATGTGAAGATTGCCATGAAAAATGAAATTGATATTATTGCTGTTAACCTAGACCAAAAGCAGCCTGATTTCCCTGAACATATACTACCGGCTTATTTAGCAGAATTGGGAGTAGAATATAAAATTGTAGAGCGAGACACGTACAGCATTGTAAAAGAAAAAGTGCCCGAAGGGAAAACAATGTGCAGTCTTTGTTCTAGACTACGAAGAGGAATTTTGTATGATGTAGCCTCCGATTTAAAAGCAACCAAAATTGCATTGGGACATCATAGGGAAGATATTTTGGAGACTTTTTTTCTAAACATGTTTTTTAGCGGAAAACTAGAAGCAATGCCGGCTAAATTTAAAACAGACGATAACAGGCACATTGTTATTCGGCCATTGGCGTATTGTAAAGAAGCGGATATAGCCAACTACGCCCAAATGAGAGCGTTTCCTATAATACCTTGTAATTTGTGCGGTTCACAGGAGAATATGCAGCGCAAAGTGATTAAAAATATGATGTTGGAGTGGGAGCAAAAATATCCCGATAGAAAAGAAATAATTTATACTTCCTTAAAAAATATTCACCCGTCACACTTATTTGATACTAATTTGTTCGATTTTAAGAGTATCTAAACGACAGCAATAACTGATATTTCAACGTTTACGTTAAGTGGTAGTTTTGAAACTTGCACTGTTTCTCGTGCAGGAAAATTACCTTTAAAATAAGAACCATATACTTCATTTACCGTAGCAAAGTCGTTCATGTCCGTTAAGAAAATGGTTGTTTTTACTACATTTTCAAAATTCATTCCCGCTTCGGTTAAGATACTTTTTAAATTTTCCATTACCTGTGCTGTTTGCGCAGATATAGAAGATAATACCATTTCACCGCTTGCTTTTTTAGCAACTTGCCCAGATACAAATAAAAATCCATTTGCCTTAACAGCGTGGCTGTATGGCCCGATAGGGGCAGGGGCATTGGTAGATGTTATAACTTGTTTATTCATTCGTGTGTTTTTTTAAATTGGTAAATG
Proteins encoded:
- a CDS encoding cold shock domain-containing protein, with product MKNGTVKFFNETKGFGFIKEDGGQEIFVHVSGIKQPIRENDKVTFEVQEGKKGLNAVNVKLA
- the ttcA gene encoding tRNA 2-thiocytidine(32) synthetase TtcA, with product MNLSISPSVEKSVFEKQRYTLRKSVWNAIEDFSMIVPGDKVMVCLSGGKDSFTMLDMLMHVKIAMKNEIDIIAVNLDQKQPDFPEHILPAYLAELGVEYKIVERDTYSIVKEKVPEGKTMCSLCSRLRRGILYDVASDLKATKIALGHHREDILETFFLNMFFSGKLEAMPAKFKTDDNRHIVIRPLAYCKEADIANYAQMRAFPIIPCNLCGSQENMQRKVIKNMMLEWEQKYPDRKEIIYTSLKNIHPSHLFDTNLFDFKSI
- a CDS encoding RidA family protein, encoding MNKQVITSTNAPAPIGPYSHAVKANGFLFVSGQVAKKASGEMVLSSISAQTAQVMENLKSILTEAGMNFENVVKTTIFLTDMNDFATVNEVYGSYFKGNFPARETVQVSKLPLNVNVEISVIAVV